One genomic segment of Musa acuminata AAA Group cultivar baxijiao chromosome BXJ3-3, Cavendish_Baxijiao_AAA, whole genome shotgun sequence includes these proteins:
- the LOC135632288 gene encoding uncharacterized protein LOC135632288, giving the protein MQGGKDDEEKVLRCQINEWYPMFKPHTIRTLFHPLPDPFLRYLLGLNPVSPPPHADSHSDDDDDAPPPFLLPRPASGRDPLPRPAAGIDPTSLLDCSSQLSVSDEDEAEADSAPSFPELEAAVERSITALGGAAFPKLNWSAPKDAAWISADGTLRCSSFADVALLLHSSDSIAHDLSSHPLPSSSSFPLFTFYLALRKWYPSLRPEMEFRCFARCRRLIAISQREVTNFYPALLDHRHHILPLIQTFFSEVVGPTFESQNYTFDVYVTSDGRVKLIDFNPWRAFTLPLLFTWEELEEEAFNSKEEEVDKEQGEEEARLVEFRIVESQCGVRPGLKTAVPYDYLDTGEGSGWDQFLRRADEELRKQAKTTLHPSDDA; this is encoded by the coding sequence ATGCAAGGGGGGAAGGATGATGAGGAAAAGGTTCTGCGGTGCCAAATCAACGAATGGTACCCCATGTTCAAGCCTCATACTATTCGCACCCTCTTCCACCCCCTCCCCGATCCGTTCCTCCGCTACCTCCTCGGTCTCAACCCCGTCTCCCCACCTCCCCACGCCGACTCCCAcagcgacgacgacgatgacgcgcCGCCGCCGTTCCTCCTTCCCCGTCCCGCGTCCGGCCGCGACCCCCTTCCTCGCCCCGCCGCCGGCATTGACCCCACCTCCCTCCTCGACTGCTCGTCCCAGCTTTCCGTATCCGACGAAGACGAAGCGGAAGCTGACTCCGCCCCGTCGTTTCCCGAGCTAGAGGCGGCGGTCGAGCGGTCCATTACCGCCCTAGGCGGCGCCGCCTTCCCCAAGTTGAACTGGAGCGCACCCAAGGACGCCGCCTGGATCTCCGCCGACGGCACCCTCCGCTGCTCCTCCTTTGCCGACGTTGCTCTCCTCCTTCACTCCTCCGACTCCATCGCCCACGACCTCTCTTCCCACccactcccctcctcctcctccttcccactCTTCACCTTTTACCTTGCCCTCCGCAAGTGGTACCCTTCTCTCCGCCCCGAGATGGAGTTCCGCTGCTTCGCCCGCTGCCGCCGCCTCATAGCCATATCCCAGCGCGAAGTCACCAACTTCTACCCCGCCCTTCTCGACCACCGCCACCACATCCTGCCGCTCATCCAGACCTTCTTCTCCGAGGTCGTGGGTCCCACGTTCGAGTCTCAGAACTACACCTTCGACGTTTATGTCACCAGTGACGGGCGGGTGAAGCTTATCGACTTCAACCCATGGCGCGCCTTCACATTACCCCTTCTCTTTACCTGGGAGGAGTTGGAGGAAGAAGCATTTAATTCCAAGGAGGAAGAAGTAGACAAAGAGcagggagaagaagaagcaagATTGGTGGAGTTTCGGATTGTCGAAAGCCAATGTGGGGTGAGGCCAGGGTTGAAGACGGCTGTGCCTTACGACTACTTGGACACAGGGGAAGGAAGTGGGTGGGATCAGTTCTTGAGGAGAGCCGACGAAGAGCTGAGGAAGCAGGCCAAGACAACTTTGCACCCCAGTGATGATGCTTAA
- the LOC135632530 gene encoding beta-glucosidase 26-like, translating to MCSILFSSFVIFLLFILSINPCFAAGAHSHQLNRDAFPEGFVFGTAASAYQVEGMALKGGRGPCIWDAFVRVPGMIPNNATADVSVDEYHHYKEDVDIMKKFNFDAYRFSISWSRIFPNGTGEINWQGVDYYDRLIDYLILQGITPYANLYHYDLPLALQKEYLGWLSPKIVDAFANYADFCFERYGDRVKNWFTFNEPRVVSALGYDSGFHAPGRCTNCKFGGNSATEPYIVTHNLILSHAAAVKRYREKYQVDQKGKIGILLDFVWYEPYTHSANDEAAAQRARDFHLGWFLHPLTYGYYPKSIREIVKDRLPKFTADQVKMVKGSYDYVGVNQYTSYYMKDNGVTNPKPVSYQDDWHVEFKFDRDGVPIGPQAYSGWLYIVPWGMYKAVTYVKVNYGDPVIILAENGMDQPGNVTLPEGLRDTKRINFYKSYITELKRAMDDGATVIGYFAWSLLDNFEWRLGYTSRFGLVYVDFKTNMRYPKESAYWFKNMLKRKKNN from the exons ATGTGTTCCATCCTGTTCTCATCCTTTGTCATCTTTTTGCTCTTCATATTATCAATCAATCCATGCTTCGCGGCTGGAGCCCACTCCCACCAACTAAATCGTGATGCATTTCCTGAGGGCTTCGTCTTCGGCACTGCAGCCTCCGCCTACCAAGTTGAAGGCATGGCGCTCAAGGGCGGCAGGGGACCGTGCATATGGGATGCATTCGTTAGGGTTCCGG GTATGATTCCCAACAATGCCACTGCTGATGTATCAGTTGATGAATACCATCACTATAAG GAAGATGTCGATATCATGAAGAAGTTCAACTTTGATGCATATCGATTCTCGATCTCCTGGAGCAGGATTTTTCCAA ATGGAACTGGAGAGATTAATTGGCAAGGCGTAGACTATTATGACCGGCTAATCGACTACTTGATACTGCAAG GCATTACTCCCTATGCAAATCTTTATCACTACGATCTTCCATTGGCACTTCAGAAAGAGTATCTGGGTTGGCTGAGCCCCAAGATAGT GGATGCATTTGCCAACTATGCGGACTTCTGCTTTGAGAGGTACGGAGATAGAGTCAAGAACTGGTTCACATTCAATGAGCCCAGGGTGGTGTCAGCTCTCGGTTATGACAGTGGCTTTCATGCCCCTGGAAGATGTACCAACTGCAAATTTGGTGGAAACTCAGCCACAGAGCCTTACATCGTCACTCATAATCTCATCTTATCACATGCAGCTGCAGTGAAGAGATATCGTGAAAAGTATCAG GTAGATCAGAAAGGCAAAATTGGCATTCTTTTGGATTTCGTTTGGTACGAGCCTTATACACACTCAGCAAATGACGAAGCTGCGGCCCAGAGAGCCAGggatttccaccttggatg GTTTCTTCACCCTCTAACATATGGATACTATCCAAAATCAATTCGAGAAATTGTCAAGGACAGGCTTCCTAAATTCACCGCTGATCAAGTGAAGATGGTGAAAGGTTCATATGATTATGTTGGTGTCAACCAATACACGTCTTACTACATGAAGGATAATGGAGTCACCAATCCCAAACCTGTCAGCTACCAAGACGACTGGCACGTCGAATTCAAAT TTGACCGAGATGGTGTCCCGATTGGTCCACAG GCCTACTCCGGCTGGCTCTACATAGTTCCATGGGGAATGTACAAAGCTGTGACCTACGTGAAGGTAAATTATGGTGATCCAGTCATCATCCTCGCAGAAAATG GAATGGATCAGCCAGGCAATGTCACTCTACCAGAAGGTTTGCGCGACACAAAGAGGATCAACTTCTACAAGAGCTACATCACTGAGCTGAAGAGGGCGATGGATGATGGTGCGACGGTGATCGGATACTTTGCATGGTCTCTCCTCGATAACTTCGAGTGGAGGTTGGGTTACACTTCGAGGTTTGGTCTGGTTTACGTGGACTTTAAGACGAACATGCGATACCCAAAGGAATCGGCCTACTGGTTCAAGAACATGctgaagaggaagaaaaataatTGA